GATAGGGCACCGTGACCagggcaagtttgggaaccaccggtcCAGAGAAGCCACCTACATGCGCAGGCTTTCAGAGCAGGAGCTAAACTCTTGCCAAGAAAAATCCACCCAGACCACGAGGAAGCGGCAGCACTGTGCTCAGGAACACTTGCTTTCCCAGATAAGAAGGGTCCAAGCCTAATCCATAAAGGGGTCACCATTTATTCTTGTCAAATGTTACAATAAGACCCATACAACTTTTTGTTTTAGGAGTTAGAAAACTGCAGATCCGAAGTTGGgtcattaaaaaattatttacaaaGACAAGGAAACAAAAAATTGAAGTCACATCATACAGCCagcactctccctccctcccctccccccccacgtgTTCCACCCAACCCCCCAAATAAACCCCAAAAGAAGTTCTCCCCTCTGAAATCAAATTAAACACAGTGGACTTACAAGCTTTTATGGTTTTAAGCCAAGAGCAAGACATCATAAAAAACTAACCAGATTAGCTTTTTAAACTGTTGGTTTCTATAAAAAAAGCACAAAATACTTTTAAATGAAGTCAGAACCAGGAATGTAACCCGAGAGAGATCGGAGAAGATCCATTTTGAAGAACAACAGTGGTCAGTTGCTGGCTTACTGGACTTttctgaaaatagctgctttgaGGATTAGTAGAAAGAGGATCCAAGAGACCAGAACTTGGATGCTACGTCTGGATTCTGCAACAGGTTCCAGTTACTCCAGGAACAGTTTTCCTCcgcacagttttgtttttttcaaaaagggAGGACAGGAGGATGCCGTGTTGAATGCCAGGCATCCAAGTTCACAGATCGTTTTTGCTCCGGAGTGCTGAATGAGAAGTGAGAGAAGGGAACGCATTGGGGTGAGCGCTTGCTGGTTCAAGGCTGAacttggagagggagggagagagactcGTGTCTGTGGTGTCTGTATGTGGGGTGTGTGTACGAACAAGGCAGCAGTTCCATGGGTTACTGGGATGAGAAGGATGGCACAAACAAAGTCTTGTTAAGTTAGGCGGACACTCTACTCCTCGTTCTGCTCGGGAGctgcaggggcagggctggggcctgcctctgcgggcttggaggtctcctccagcttTGTGTCCTCCTGAGTTGTCtccctgggctgctgctgctgctgcttctcctcctcctcctgccctggttctgtGCTGGTCTCTTCCCGCTCAACCTCTGCCTCCTTGACAGATGTTtcggccagagcagcagctgccttCTCCTCGGCGGCTTCTTCTTTGGTCGCGCTCAACTGCTCTGTCTCCGTCTCTCCTGGAGCACAGGCAGAGCCCTCCTCTCCCTTGGCTTCCTCGTTTCCCTGCTCCTCACTGGGAGAAGCTGCAGCCGATGCATCCGCTGACTCTTTCTTGGCCTTCCGGAAGGAGATTCCACTCAGCTTGAAGGACTTCTTGAACGAGaacctcttcttcttcttgggggtctccttggaagctgctgctgcagccgccccCTCGGGCTTGTTCTCGCCTCCTTCGGGGGCCGGCTCAATGGCATCTCCACTGCCCGCTTCCACTTTGGGTTCCTCCTTGACTGGCTCAGCAGACCCGTTGCCGTTGAGGGGGGCAGCCTCGCCATCTGCTTTGGGGGAGAGGTCTCCATTGATCTTGACATGGCCGTTCTCCTGGAGAAAGACGTGGGGATGCACAGTTAAGCCTGTGGTTCGGGTAGTGCTATCCAGAGACACACACTGCGTCATTCTCAGCCCACCACCCAGTTCTGCAGCCAAAGACCCCGTAGTGGGATCTGCtatttccttccccccttttctagGAGCAAAAAAAGAGATACAGTGGAGGCTGGTTGAGCTTCAGCCACACAGCAAACCTCCTCTCCATTTTCCAGTGCACGAAAGGATACCCCCCACTCCAATGACAgggaagccattccaggctgcgaTGCAGCCAGAGGGGTGCCAAgcgtgcaaacggcccctccctcTCAGGGTCAGCCTGGGCGCCAcctggaacggctccaaaggggaggagccgTCTGTAGGAGGCTCCCTCCAAAGCTCGGAGCTTtgaccccctctggctacgccaccgatGCCTCCAGCGGCACACGCGATCCGAGGCGGGCTGGGGGGGGCCCCCTGCAAACGCTCCGGCGGCCCCGTTCCCCGCGGGGCAGGAAAGCCCCGGAGGACGCGGCCGGCAGGTGGCGCCCCTGCTCCGACAGCCACCCGGCGCAGCGGCTGCGTGCAGCGCTGCAGAGCGAGAGCAGCGCCCGGCGCAGGGAGAGCCGCAGCTGCCCCTTTGTCTCCCGCCCGAGGAGCGCGCAGCCCGCACAAAGGCGCCGCAGCCTGCGCGCGCCCGCGCCCGGCGGCGACCCTGCAGGGAGCGGCGGGCCCCCGGCGCCGGAGCCTGCTGCGGGCGCCCCCTCCCCACGAAGCGGCCCCGCAGCGAGGAGCGCAAGGCGACGCAGCCCCCCCCGCCTTTGTCTCCCCGCGCCCCCTCCTCCCGCCCGAGGGAGCGGCGCGCCAGACAAAGGCGGACCACGCGCCCGCCCCGCGCCCCGCAGGCGGCGTCGGAGCCTCCGGGCAGCCCTGCGAGGCCATCCCTGCAGGGGGCGGAGCCCTCCGGGGCAGCCCTCGGGAGACCCTGCCCAGGGGGCCCTTGCCGAGCCCCGCCCCGCCTCGCCCCGCCGGCGGCACCCTGGCAGCGCAGGACCCTTTGGACGGCCAGCGACCGGCAGGAGAGGCCACGGCCCGGCCGGAGGAGGAGACCCACCTGGCCGTTGGACTTGGAGGGCGAGCCcgcgggggcggcggcggcgtcCGCGGCCAGCACGTCCCCCTTGGCCGCCTTGGAGCTGTGGCTGCCCATGCCgggagcgggcgggcgggctggaCGGGGAGCGGCTGTGCAGGCTGGGCGAGCGCCTTCGACGGCGCGGtccggcagcggcggcggcaggagGTGCAGCCCGCGCGGCGCGCCCAGACTCCGACGCGAAGCAGCTGCGCTGGACCGACTGCCCGCGAGGCGCCCGGGCGCGGGCTAATAAGGGcggggaggggcggggcgggCCTTTAAAACCCCCGCCCAATGGCAGGCCGAGCCGCGCGGGGGGCGCCCCCACGCTCCTGGGGTGGAGGAGCGGCGGGGAGCAGTGTCTCTGGGCATACCCAGAGTGCCTCCTGCCCCCCAGCTATGCTGTAAGTGATGGTGGAGGGGCATCTGAGAGCAGTGTCTCTGGGCATACCTAGAGTTCCCTTGTCCCCCCCACAGCTATGctgtaagtcaggggtgtccagaggttttggcaggagggccacatcatctctctgacactttgtcaggggccggaggaagaaagaattaattgacatttaaaatttgaataaatttacaggagtttacataaatgaatacattaaagatgaacttatatgaatgaatgcaggccttgcaatagctcaaggcctataaaataccTTACACAAAGCCAGGAGTAGCTGGGAGCTGTTGtgtcggaccagtgtgggctccaacaaatctccggagggccagaggctcattggagactgggggctccctgagggccgcattgagaggcctcgagggctgcaagtggccccagggcttggacacccctgctgtaagtgaTGGTGGAGGAGCATCTGAGAGCAGTGTCTCTGGGCATACCTAGAGTGCttcttgccccccccagctatgcagTAAATGATGGTGGAGGAGTAACTGAGAGTAGTGTCTCTGGGCATGCCTAGAGTGCATCACAGCTCCCTCAGCTATGCAGTACATGATTTTGGAGGCGCAACTGAAAGCGGTGTCTCTGGGCATATTTAGAGtgcctcttgctcccccccagctatgctgtAAATAATTAAGGAGGAGCGACTGAGAGCAGTGTCTCTGGGCATACCTAGAGtgcctcttgctcccccccaactATAAATCAGGGgccttcaaaccccggcccaggggccagatgcggcccgtggcgagcctctgtctggcctgcggccaggctcttgtcccctgaaagcccctggcccgcTTTGCTgtacatgactggaactatgctctggctgcacctggagggtgttctaaggcccattcattcatttatttatacatCTAAGTTCCATAGTTTAGTTACGtatataaatttaatttttttctgcccTCAAAAcagtgccagacatttgatgcggccctctgaccggaaagtttggagacccctgctgtaaataAATATGGAGGAGCAACTGAGAGTGCTGTCCCTGGGCATACCTAGAGTGCCTCTCGCTCCCCTCCTAGCTAGGTTTCTGAATGCAAGCTGTGTGGCTTCCACCCATTCATTTGATTGAAATAGGCCCTGTATGCATTCAAATGGGGAGTCAGTCTTGTGGAGTTAAATGGGGGTTTCTGCCTAAGAAGCACGTCAGGGTGGAATGGCTTTTTCCATCCCTTTGGGGGCCGAGGTGACAGCTGGTGACACAAAATGGCAGCCAGACTCATGTTCACACTTACAGGCATTGACTTCGCTAAGACCAGCCCCAGCTCCGAGATCAGGGTTGCAGGAAACCCATGCGTGCCATCCATGAGTCTGGACTGATGATTTTCTGTGGCTTTTGGAAGTGGGCAGGAAGCCACTGTCAGGCATCCTGGGCCCCTCCTAGCACCTC
This sequence is a window from Tiliqua scincoides isolate rTilSci1 chromosome 10, rTilSci1.hap2, whole genome shotgun sequence. Protein-coding genes within it:
- the MARCKSL1 gene encoding MARCKS-related protein; the protein is MGSHSSKAAKGDVLAADAAAAPAGSPSKSNGQENGHVKINGDLSPKADGEAAPLNGNGSAEPVKEEPKVEAGSGDAIEPAPEGGENKPEGAAAAAASKETPKKKKRFSFKKSFKLSGISFRKAKKESADASAAASPSEEQGNEEAKGEEGSACAPGETETEQLSATKEEAAEEKAAAALAETSVKEAEVEREETSTEPGQEEEEKQQQQQPRETTQEDTKLEETSKPAEAGPSPAPAAPEQNEE